The stretch of DNA attttaataataagcaaaatatgtaaaataaaataattacgatcatgtgatatattttaCCATACAATACTTCATTTTATCATCAAAGAACAACATCAGTCCGATATGGCTTGTGTTTTCGGGGAGACTTCATGACATGCGCGCTTAGTGGTCTACCACAGTTACATATCACGGTTCACGCGGCTCTAACATTATCACCGCGACGGCCTGAGGATTAGCGGCAAACCCCACCTCGTTACTATTCCCCTCGCGTGTTATCATGTGGTGGATATGTAAGAACAGATCTTGGAAAGCTTCTTCAGCCTTTTTTCTCATCTCCCATAGGCAGACCAAATAAATGAGAGAATTAACCATGCAGGTGGCCAAGCTGATGACCATTCCAACGATGCGAGTTGTGTACTCATCTGCAATGGTCGTGTCGGTGAAGTTTCCGGCAATGACAGACGTGTACACAAAGGCAAACAGATATGAGCAGAAGAACGCAAGAATGACCGACGCCGCCATGTAACTGAGCTTGTAGTGCCTCAATGTAGATATAATGGAGCATGACGACTGGACAGGGCAGGATTGGAGACGCTTGCGGTGCAAGTACATAAGTATGCGAATACTCATGACCACCAGGGTAAGAGCAGGGATGAAGATGACCACAATGGAGATGGCAAGGTTGAGTGCCTTAGAGAGGGGGTCTTCGGCCACTTTGCATAGCCGCGTGTACTGATCGGTGCCGATGGGGTATGTCTTCAACATACTGGTACAACCGGGGTGTATGACGGCAAGTGTAGCTCCCACGAACCaggccaccaccaccatcctcTTGCATGCCATCCTGCTGGGCGCCTTGTGTGGGTAGTAGATGATCAGATACCTCTCCACCCCCAGCAATACCATGTTAGTGATGGTAATGAAGATTGGTACGATCTGGAAATACCTGTGGACACGGCACACTAGATCACTGGACAGGAAATCAGTGGtgagctctgctagcaggagTGGAATGGCCAACAGTGCGGACATGAGGTCGGACAGGGCCAGGCTCCGGACAAAGTACTTGATGGTAAGACGGCCCTGCAGtctggtggtgatgattggtTTTGGCCTGTCCAGGTAGAGTACCAGTGTGTTGCCGCATACGGAACAGACGGCCACAAAGCACACGTAGCGAAGGTGGTGCAGGGGGGCGTGCGTCGCTTCCATCACTCGACCCTATCGCCATGCGCAAGTGgtcttgttttatttaactGAAGAATTGAAAAGATATTGTAGAATTTGTTGATACGAGGTGGAGTGATTTTCCCTTTTCACGGTAGAAATACAGACCCATGCGTATAACATATGCTTACTTGTAACTAAATAACAATGGCCGTACTATTCCTCATAAGTTACTCCAAGCGCCCAATTACAAGTGATGGTTTGGTCTTTGGTCATGTCTCTCAGTTAGATTTGAACATTTCCGACCAAGTCCGACCCTAGACGAGAACGCTtacaacccccacccccaacccccccccccccacacacacacacacacacacacacacacacaaccacgacaaccaccaccacaaaaGCATAAAGTCCTCTTCCAAGTGAACGTTATGATATCATTTgttttgggctccctgtgcttCCTTAATATACCATTTCGCGTTATTAATTTGTGTGTGAACTAAACAACGGTACGATATAATAACAGGAAAAGACGTATACCCAAAATAACCCTAACATAAGCGCAttttgttaacaaaaaacCATAAAGAATAAGCGCATTttgttaacaaaaaaacataaagatgCATAAATTATGAGAGGACGTAGAGTGGGCGTTTGAGTGGGAGGGTTATACCGAATATGTAGGAATCAAAAATCTGGGGGAGCATCATAACATAACAAAACATAAGTAGTATAGTAGGGACCGAATTAGCCATTTTTGGTGCAGGAATAAGAAATATGGGAGAGCATCATAACATAATAACATCATAACATAACAAAACATACTCGCAGTTGGTTTATGAAGCTTCCGGAAAATGTAGGAATTGAAGTCcttcaaaaataaaacatactaTTTCTTGGTGGTCCCAAACCCCCTAAAAAATGCTCATGGTAAAAGAACATTGTCGAAATACCACCTTTAACAGCGCATTCCATTGAAAAGTATCTAATAATCGGATACAATTATCCCTCACAGTAAATAGAAGATCTAAAGCAGGAGAGCTAAATCAAAAAACGTAGCTTTCTTACGACTGTTTTCGACAGGTGTTTGAGTTTGTTTATTCGGAAGTGGACAGCTTCAGCATGAAAAAAACACGAGAAAAAGAGGTCGAATTTTCGTCTTCAGACCCTAAAGAGTCCCCTAAGATCCCCCTCATTTGAACCTAAGAGAATactgatagtttttttttaataattctaGCAAAACATGGTCTTCGAAACCGTCAGATTAATCATCTAATATAATAGACTTGTTGTCTTTTGTAATTTTTCTCGGATAAAAATGTCACTCATCTGCACTCGCTTTTTTGAATGATAAGAGATTACCATTACACCATGATCAATGACCTGTTGGCTGAAGACTAAAAGGATATAAACACATTGCCTATTACTTAGTAACTGCTTTAGTCTTTCTCAGGGCCCCCGAATTCTCAAAACTTGAGATACTCGCTGTATCGCTTGTATACCGCGCacgtttttttcaaaactcgCCAAGTTATAATAGGTCATTTCAATTTCTAGATCTATCTTTTTTCAAAGCTGAAGTGTTCGACTCTCGCACGCACACAAAAATGGGAGCTGGCATGTTGCAAGGGCTATTCGGTGTGGCCCTCTCTTGAAAAGAATATTAAGTCTGAGAACTAGTACAAAAAACTAACCTGAACCAGAAAGACCCGAAGAACGGGAGCAAAGACctcttctttctctttctcGATTGATAAAAAGGCACGGAACTGATGCTAAATAAAGTgattttgtcttttattcTGCTTGTTTTTCCTCGTGGCGAGTGAGCTCATTCAAGGGATATTTTCCTGCTAGAAGAGGGTCCTTTCTTTGTAATGTGCTGAGATTTTCgaaaatatagaaatataATTATAGAAaccgtttttctttttaaattagaatCTTGTGAATCTAGAAGTTAGTTTAAGAAGGAAATAAATCATTTAATAATCTCTAGTACATAGGAGTGGAATCTCGAAATAACGACCTTGATAAAATAACTATCAACATGCCC from Nematostella vectensis chromosome 8, jaNemVect1.1, whole genome shotgun sequence encodes:
- the LOC5507224 gene encoding neuropeptide S receptor — protein: MEATHAPLHHLRYVCFVAVCSVCGNTLVLYLDRPKPIITTRLQGRLTIKYFVRSLALSDLMSALLAIPLLLAELTTDFLSSDLVCRVHRYFQIVPIFITITNMVLLGVERYLIIYYPHKAPSRMACKRMVVVAWFVGATLAVIHPGCTSMLKTYPIGTDQYTRLCKVAEDPLSKALNLAISIVVIFIPALTLVVMSIRILMYLHRKRLQSCPVQSSCSIISTLRHYKLSYMAASVILAFFCSYLFAFVYTSVIAGNFTDTTIADEYTTRIVGMVISLATCMVNSLIYLVCLWEMRKKAEEAFQDLFLHIHHMITREGNSNEVGFAANPQAVAVIMLEPREP